The Candidatus Dormiibacterota bacterium genome contains a region encoding:
- a CDS encoding HD domain-containing protein, whose protein sequence is MAGFGAGVSCPGSPACSGEGALANKYLRDPIHGSIGFDKDREKVVLDLLNTREFQRLRRIRQLGALFLTFHGAEHTRFTHSVGVAFMAKRIFDALLAAGQIPRKGRALERTRLVAIAAALLHDVGHGPFSHLYEKVFNDRKHEEWTRLIIRHARGEAGRLLRRAGLVDEVLAVYDRTYRPSFVSDIVSSQLDADRLDYLLRDSFMTGVAYGQYDLEWILTNLRLARRGRPGAGKDSDLRLAINGTKGYHAAEQFVIGRYLMYQQVYYHKTSRAAEQMIRTALQRLVDAHAESGRLPDPCPESIGRLVETRGNLPVEDFLRLDDWLFLSAFQEWSLAPVGRVDAVLRDLCDRITRRRLFKTVRLTTGTRHKAFGQAIEELNDLFRKKGFDPRYYLLEDDATDLPYRDLAYSDRMGTAPEDIGLAVRGRIVGYMSERSVSPLIDSIRNEPRKLQRLCFPEAMRGVVERRLKPFIASERQ, encoded by the coding sequence ATGGCCGGTTTCGGTGCTGGCGTATCCTGTCCGGGAAGCCCGGCGTGTTCGGGGGAGGGGGCCCTGGCAAACAAGTACCTGCGTGACCCGATCCACGGTTCGATCGGATTCGACAAGGATCGGGAGAAGGTGGTCCTCGATCTCCTGAACACCCGCGAGTTCCAGAGACTGCGGCGCATCCGGCAGCTCGGCGCGCTGTTCCTGACTTTCCACGGCGCGGAGCACACCCGCTTCACCCACTCGGTCGGCGTGGCCTTCATGGCGAAGCGGATCTTCGACGCGCTCCTCGCCGCCGGGCAGATCCCTCGGAAGGGGCGCGCGCTGGAGCGCACGCGCCTCGTGGCGATCGCCGCGGCCCTCCTGCACGACGTCGGACACGGCCCGTTCTCGCACCTGTACGAGAAGGTGTTCAACGACCGCAAGCACGAGGAATGGACCCGGCTGATCATCCGGCATGCCCGCGGGGAGGCGGGGCGGCTGCTGCGCCGCGCCGGCCTGGTGGACGAAGTCCTGGCGGTCTACGATCGCACCTATCGGCCGTCGTTCGTGTCCGACATCGTCTCGTCGCAGCTCGACGCGGATCGGCTCGACTACCTGCTGCGCGACTCGTTCATGACCGGCGTCGCCTACGGTCAGTACGATCTCGAGTGGATCCTCACCAATCTGAGGCTGGCGCGGCGGGGCCGGCCGGGCGCCGGGAAGGATTCGGATCTGAGGCTCGCCATCAACGGGACGAAGGGGTACCACGCGGCCGAACAGTTCGTCATCGGCCGGTACCTGATGTATCAACAGGTGTATTACCACAAGACGAGCCGAGCCGCGGAGCAGATGATCCGCACGGCCCTCCAGCGCCTGGTCGACGCCCACGCCGAGAGCGGCCGGCTGCCCGATCCCTGCCCGGAGTCGATCGGTCGCCTGGTCGAGACACGCGGCAACCTGCCGGTCGAGGACTTCCTGCGTCTGGACGACTGGCTGTTCCTGTCGGCCTTCCAGGAGTGGTCGCTCGCGCCCGTCGGCCGCGTCGACGCCGTGCTGCGGGACCTGTGCGACCGGATCACGCGGCGGCGGCTGTTCAAGACGGTTCGACTGACGACGGGCACGCGGCACAAGGCGTTCGGCCAGGCGATCGAAGAGCTGAACGATCTGTTCCGGAAGAAGGGGTTCGACCCGCGCTACTACCTCCTGGAGGACGACGCGACCGATCTGCCGTACCGCGATCTGGCCTACTCCGATCGCATGGGAACGGCTCCGGAGGACATCGGCCTGGCGGTGCGCGGGCGCATCGTCGGCTACATGTCCGAGCGCAGCGTGTCGCCGCTCATCGACTCGATCCGGAATGAGCCGCGCAAGCTGCAGCGGCTGTGCTTCCCCGAGGCGATGCGCGGCGTCGTCGAGCGCCGGCTGAAGCCGTTCATCGCCAGTGAACGGCAGTAG
- the purF gene encoding amidophosphoribosyltransferase, translating to MARIRQHAPATRDDRFHDECGVFGVYHHPEAAHLTYLGLHGLQHRGQESAGIVSSSGDRLHEEKGMGHVARIFKKPMLRRLRGDLAIGHVRYSTAGKSSVENAQPFLIDSCKGEIAVAHNGNLVNAQAIRMALEKEGSIFRTTSDTEVILHLIARSKKEDLEAAIVDALKQVEGAYSLIFIARDRIIGVRDPRGFRPLSLGRLGDSHILSSESCAFDLIDAVLVRDIEPGEMVVIGEADVKSYRPFPPQPVSQCIFEYVYFSRPDSQVFGRSVHEVRKRLGRILAKEQPVQADIVVPVPDSGMYAALGYSDESKIPLEFGLVRNHYVGRTFIEPQQSIRHFGVKLKLNPVRALLKDKRVVLIDDSIVRGTTSRKIVSMVRSAGASEVHMRISCAPTVGPCYYGVDTPRRAELIASSHTVEEIRRYIRADSLGYLSLEGMYRAVGEGRSFCTACYTNTYPVPVPKEEEAHGMVSGRRL from the coding sequence TTGGCCCGAATCCGTCAACACGCCCCCGCGACGCGCGACGATCGATTCCACGACGAGTGCGGCGTATTCGGCGTCTACCATCATCCCGAGGCCGCGCACCTGACCTACCTGGGGCTGCACGGCCTGCAGCACCGCGGCCAGGAATCCGCCGGCATCGTGTCGTCGAGCGGCGATCGCCTGCACGAAGAGAAGGGGATGGGGCACGTGGCGCGCATCTTCAAGAAGCCGATGCTGAGGCGGCTGAGGGGTGATCTCGCCATCGGGCACGTGCGCTACTCGACCGCCGGCAAGAGCAGCGTGGAGAACGCGCAGCCGTTCCTGATCGATTCGTGCAAGGGCGAGATCGCGGTGGCGCACAACGGCAACCTGGTCAACGCCCAGGCGATCCGCATGGCGCTGGAGAAGGAGGGATCGATCTTCCGCACCACCAGCGACACCGAGGTCATCCTGCACCTGATCGCCCGCTCGAAGAAGGAGGACCTGGAGGCCGCCATCGTCGACGCCCTGAAGCAGGTGGAGGGAGCCTACTCGCTCATCTTCATCGCCCGGGATCGAATCATCGGCGTGCGCGACCCGCGCGGCTTCCGCCCGCTGTCGCTGGGCCGTCTGGGAGACTCCCACATCCTCAGCAGCGAGTCCTGCGCCTTCGACCTCATCGACGCCGTCCTGGTCCGCGACATCGAGCCGGGCGAGATGGTGGTCATCGGGGAGGCGGACGTGAAGTCGTACCGGCCGTTCCCCCCGCAGCCGGTGTCGCAGTGCATCTTCGAGTACGTCTATTTTTCGCGACCCGACTCGCAGGTCTTCGGGCGGAGCGTGCACGAAGTGCGCAAGCGGCTCGGTCGCATCCTCGCCAAGGAGCAGCCGGTTCAGGCCGACATCGTGGTTCCGGTGCCCGACTCCGGCATGTACGCGGCGCTCGGATATTCCGATGAATCGAAGATCCCGCTGGAATTCGGACTGGTGCGCAATCATTACGTCGGGCGCACGTTCATCGAGCCGCAGCAGTCGATCCGTCACTTCGGGGTGAAGCTGAAGCTGAACCCGGTGCGCGCGCTCCTGAAGGACAAGCGGGTCGTGCTCATCGACGACTCGATCGTGCGCGGCACCACGAGCCGGAAGATCGTGTCCATGGTCCGCTCGGCCGGAGCGAGCGAAGTCCACATGCGCATCTCGTGCGCGCCGACCGTGGGTCCGTGCTATTACGGCGTCGACACGCCCCGCCGGGCGGAGCTCATCGCCTCCTCGCACACCGTCGAAGAGATCCGACGCTACATACGGGCCGACTCCCTCGGCTACCTGTCGCTCGAGGGCATGTACCGCGCGGTGGGCGAGGGCCGTTCGTTCTGCACCGCCTGCTACACCAATACGTATCCTGTCCCGGTCCCCAAGGAGGAAGAGGCGCACGGGATGGTCTCGGGTCGCAGGTTGTAG
- a CDS encoding efflux RND transporter periplasmic adaptor subunit, which translates to MKFRVVRMFGLSSSMLVGGLSVWLSTGFSREPVVAAKPAGLTVEGSALTIAPDAPQWQALKLGIVTTADTRLTDPVPARVAIDETRASKVQTPLSGRVGQVFVDLGQKVKQGDPLFSVTSPEIADLRAAKEKAALDLEVARTSFERVHAMVQTRALPAKEEILAQQQLKEAEMSLKVAAAKVDALRVSEKADNEFTLVAPCPGVVVEKHVLTGQQVGPDAGTAQMVIADLASVWVLADLFESDATQIKEGSRAVVTSPSIPGLNAEGTVAMVSAVVDPDRHTVPIRVRLANPDGVLRPNTYARVRFATASRAGTVEIPATALISDGARQYVYVRDDAGRFARREIVAGASRDGRVPVLSGLTPGEIIADEGGLLLDNQVTLGA; encoded by the coding sequence ATGAAATTCCGCGTGGTCCGGATGTTCGGTCTCTCCAGCTCGATGCTCGTGGGAGGCCTGTCGGTGTGGCTGTCGACGGGCTTCAGCCGCGAGCCTGTCGTCGCCGCGAAACCCGCCGGTCTGACCGTCGAGGGAAGCGCGCTGACGATCGCCCCCGACGCGCCGCAGTGGCAGGCGTTGAAGCTCGGCATCGTCACCACCGCCGACACGCGTCTCACCGATCCGGTGCCGGCGCGGGTCGCCATCGACGAGACCCGGGCCTCGAAGGTGCAGACACCCCTGAGCGGCCGCGTCGGGCAGGTCTTCGTCGATCTCGGGCAGAAGGTGAAGCAGGGGGACCCGCTGTTCTCCGTCACCAGCCCCGAGATCGCCGACCTGCGCGCCGCCAAGGAAAAGGCCGCGCTCGATCTCGAGGTGGCGCGGACCAGCTTCGAGCGCGTGCACGCCATGGTCCAGACCCGCGCCCTGCCGGCGAAGGAGGAGATCCTGGCGCAGCAGCAGCTCAAGGAAGCCGAGATGTCCCTCAAGGTCGCCGCGGCCAAGGTCGACGCCCTGCGGGTCTCCGAGAAGGCCGACAACGAGTTCACCCTCGTCGCCCCCTGTCCGGGGGTGGTCGTCGAGAAGCACGTCCTGACCGGGCAGCAGGTGGGGCCGGATGCGGGGACGGCCCAGATGGTCATCGCGGACCTGGCCTCGGTATGGGTCCTGGCCGATCTCTTCGAGTCCGACGCGACCCAGATCAAGGAGGGGTCCCGGGCCGTCGTGACGAGCCCCTCCATTCCCGGTCTGAACGCGGAGGGGACGGTCGCCATGGTGTCGGCGGTCGTCGACCCCGACCGGCACACCGTCCCGATCCGGGTGCGGCTCGCCAATCCCGACGGCGTGTTGCGGCCGAACACTTACGCGCGCGTGCGTTTCGCGACGGCGAGCCGGGCCGGGACCGTGGAGATCCCGGCCACCGCGCTGATCAGCGATGGCGCGCGGCAGTACGTGTACGTGCGCGACGACGCGGGGCGCTTCGCGCGGCGCGAGATCGTCGCGGGCGCCTCGCGGGACGGGCGCGTCCCCGTCCTGTCGGGTCTCACTCCGGGCGAGATCATCGCGGACGAGGGCGGTCTCCTGCTCGACAACCAGGTCACCCTCGGAGCCTGA
- a CDS encoding CusA/CzcA family heavy metal efflux RND transporter encodes MLDALLRYSLKNRIAPFVLAAVLAAGGWYAFSRLTVEAFPDPTDTQVQVITLFSGQPTEEVERRVSIPLERALNGTPGLFRLRSISLFGLSFVTLTFEDGVEPYLARQQVLERMGQAELPEGVQPSLGPLATPIGEVYRYTLQGKGADPMSLRTQQDWVVRPQLLRVPGVADVVSYGGLLREIHVEPDPVRMAALEVGLSDIFEALKKASDNASGGYVERGSEMFVIRSLGIFKDLKDVEEVRVGSKGGVPVTVKNVGRVTIGYAPRQGIVTRNEDEDAVEGIVLMRRGENPSVVLKGLRERIADINDRVLPQGIRIQPFYDRTELVDTTLHTVFHNLAEGAFLVVLVLFLFMLSVKASLIVAAVIPLSLFSSFLYLYVRGMSANLLSMGAVDFGIIVDGAVILVEHLFHRVHGEDLRDDVHPGNEAERLSDRILKAAREVARPTLFSLLIIIAAYLPIFSLQRVEGRIFRPMANTVVSALLGALLVSFTLVPVLAHMSLRRSRPVPDSPLLSWARRAYDPAIRFSMLRPEIVLTLAAGAFLSALTLLPRLGSEFLPELNEGALYVTLTLPGNMSLTAGRRLVPLLKERLRRTPEVTELLSQLGRPEDGTDPTLSNNLEIFVKLKPMPEWRSSVHGLDDLIAEMERNIREVPGTEYNFSQPIRDNVNENISGQFGQIAVKIYGDDLDVLQDAALKAEDAIAKVPGVADLGIVKAGEMPQIAVTLDRQALARYDLDLADVQDYVETAMGGHIASELWEGEKRFDVTVRLPSATREDIGSIRTLMLPLKNGALVPLTAVADVRMGTGRAAITRENGRRYVGIRMNVRDRDMGSFVQEARARVASGQALPAGYEITWGGEFENQERAMARLQLVIPLSLLLTFLLLFSAFGSVWDCALIMLNVPLALIGGVLGLAAARMPLSVSAAVGFIALLGQAVLNGVLVVASIKARVERGENFYEAVVAGTRDRLRAVLMTALLASLGLLPAALSHAIGSETQRPIAVVVVGGTLSSAVLTLVILPVTYYWATRLKERLLGRAPALSPLLP; translated from the coding sequence ATGCTCGACGCGCTCCTCCGATACTCCCTGAAGAACCGGATCGCCCCGTTCGTCCTGGCGGCGGTGCTCGCGGCGGGCGGCTGGTACGCCTTCAGCAGGCTCACGGTCGAGGCCTTCCCCGACCCGACCGACACCCAGGTGCAGGTCATCACGCTGTTCTCCGGCCAGCCCACGGAGGAGGTCGAGAGGCGCGTCTCGATCCCGCTCGAGCGCGCGCTGAACGGCACGCCGGGCCTGTTCCGGCTGCGCAGCATCTCTCTCTTCGGGCTGTCGTTCGTGACCCTGACCTTCGAGGACGGCGTCGAACCCTACCTGGCGCGCCAGCAGGTCCTCGAACGCATGGGCCAGGCCGAGCTTCCGGAAGGAGTCCAGCCCTCCCTCGGCCCCCTCGCGACGCCGATCGGCGAGGTGTACCGCTACACGCTGCAGGGGAAGGGGGCCGACCCGATGTCGCTGCGCACGCAGCAGGACTGGGTGGTGAGACCGCAGCTGCTGCGGGTCCCCGGCGTGGCCGACGTGGTGTCCTACGGCGGCCTGCTGCGCGAGATCCACGTCGAGCCGGACCCCGTGCGCATGGCCGCCCTGGAGGTCGGCCTGTCCGACATCTTCGAGGCGCTCAAGAAGGCGAGCGACAACGCCTCGGGCGGCTACGTCGAGCGCGGCAGCGAGATGTTCGTGATCCGCAGCCTCGGCATCTTCAAGGACTTGAAGGACGTGGAGGAAGTGCGTGTCGGCTCGAAGGGGGGCGTGCCCGTGACCGTCAAGAACGTCGGCCGGGTGACGATCGGGTACGCCCCCCGCCAGGGGATCGTGACGCGCAACGAGGACGAGGACGCGGTCGAGGGGATCGTCCTCATGCGCCGCGGCGAGAACCCTTCGGTCGTCCTGAAGGGGCTGCGCGAACGGATCGCGGACATCAACGATCGCGTCCTGCCGCAGGGCATCCGCATCCAGCCGTTCTACGACCGGACCGAGCTGGTCGACACGACCCTGCACACGGTGTTCCACAACCTCGCCGAAGGGGCGTTCCTGGTCGTGCTCGTCCTGTTCCTGTTCATGCTCTCGGTGAAGGCCTCCCTCATCGTCGCCGCGGTCATCCCGCTGTCGCTGTTCTCGTCGTTCCTCTATCTCTACGTCCGGGGGATGTCGGCGAACCTCCTGTCGATGGGTGCGGTCGACTTCGGGATCATCGTGGACGGCGCGGTCATCCTCGTCGAGCACCTGTTCCACCGGGTGCACGGCGAGGACCTGCGCGACGACGTCCATCCGGGGAACGAGGCCGAGCGTCTGTCCGATCGCATCCTGAAGGCGGCGCGCGAGGTGGCGCGGCCGACCCTGTTCTCGCTTCTGATCATCATCGCCGCCTACCTGCCGATCTTCTCGCTGCAGCGCGTGGAGGGACGCATCTTCCGGCCGATGGCCAACACCGTGGTCAGCGCCCTCCTGGGCGCCCTGCTCGTCAGCTTCACGCTCGTCCCGGTCCTGGCCCACATGTCGCTGCGACGCTCGAGGCCGGTGCCCGACTCGCCCCTGCTCTCGTGGGCCCGGCGGGCCTACGACCCGGCCATCCGCTTCTCCATGCTGCGTCCGGAGATCGTCCTGACGCTCGCCGCCGGAGCGTTCCTCTCGGCCCTGACGCTCCTGCCGCGTCTCGGCTCCGAGTTCCTCCCCGAGCTGAACGAGGGGGCGCTGTACGTCACCCTCACGCTGCCGGGCAACATGTCGCTCACCGCCGGCCGCAGGCTCGTGCCGCTCCTGAAAGAGCGGCTCCGGCGCACGCCCGAGGTCACGGAGCTCCTGAGCCAGCTCGGTCGTCCGGAGGACGGCACCGACCCCACGCTGTCGAACAACCTGGAGATCTTCGTCAAGCTCAAGCCGATGCCGGAGTGGCGCTCGTCGGTGCACGGCCTCGACGATCTCATCGCCGAGATGGAGCGGAACATCCGGGAAGTCCCGGGAACGGAGTACAACTTCTCGCAGCCGATCAGGGACAACGTGAACGAAAACATCTCGGGCCAGTTCGGTCAGATCGCCGTCAAGATCTACGGGGACGATCTGGACGTCCTGCAGGACGCCGCGCTGAAGGCGGAGGACGCGATCGCGAAGGTGCCGGGTGTCGCCGATCTCGGCATCGTCAAGGCGGGCGAGATGCCGCAGATCGCCGTGACGCTCGACCGACAGGCCCTGGCGCGCTACGACCTCGACCTGGCGGACGTGCAGGACTACGTCGAGACCGCGATGGGCGGTCACATCGCGTCGGAGCTGTGGGAGGGCGAGAAGCGCTTCGACGTCACGGTGCGGCTCCCCTCGGCGACGCGCGAGGACATCGGCTCGATCCGCACTCTCATGCTGCCGCTGAAGAACGGCGCCCTGGTGCCGCTCACCGCCGTCGCCGACGTGCGCATGGGCACCGGCCGCGCCGCCATCACCCGCGAGAACGGACGGCGCTACGTCGGCATCCGCATGAACGTGCGGGACCGCGACATGGGGTCGTTCGTGCAGGAGGCGCGCGCCCGCGTCGCCTCGGGCCAGGCCCTCCCGGCGGGATACGAGATCACCTGGGGCGGGGAGTTCGAGAACCAGGAGCGCGCCATGGCCCGGCTGCAGCTGGTCATCCCGCTGTCGCTTCTCCTGACCTTCCTCCTGCTGTTCTCGGCCTTCGGCTCGGTGTGGGACTGCGCCCTCATCATGCTGAACGTGCCGCTCGCCCTCATCGGCGGTGTCCTGGGACTGGCGGCCGCGCGCATGCCTCTGTCGGTGAGCGCCGCCGTCGGCTTCATCGCGCTCCTCGGGCAGGCGGTCTTGAACGGTGTCCTCGTGGTCGCCTCGATCAAGGCGCGCGTGGAGCGCGGCGAGAACTTCTATGAGGCGGTGGTCGCGGGAACGCGCGACCGGCTGCGGGCCGTCCTGATGACGGCGCTCCTGGCGTCGCTCGGTCTTCTGCCGGCGGCCCTGTCGCACGCCATCGGCAGCGAGACGCAGCGCCCCATCGCGGTGGTCGTGGTCGGTGGTACTCTATCGTCGGCCGTGCTGACCCTGGTGATCCTGCCCGTTACGTACTACTGGGCGACCCGTCTGAAGGAGCGTCTCCTGGGTCGCGCCCCGGCGCTGTCCCCGCTCCTGCCGTGA
- a CDS encoding acyl-ACP desaturase gives MTLSNANAATGSGQGTPRPYVPARPSIPIDSAVLTDRFGKFEAGARKIRWDDQGPVTIDWSMFDRSKLTLDNLLVVKLVTFVESYADVYTSLLLDQFCTNDTMATFFQLWEREESNHAAKLVAYLHLVGLDKKELHESLQRPRSKKFDVPYIKTPLQANCFTYCQELLTAFFYQMFRRTVQEPLLNELLTKIIADEWRHFHWYEGVLEMHLETDRKKTIEECIPVFENFAMPGNQILGSEYDILTDEIIKRMRFSTSEIFQIARHITSTFGLIDGGKMLARSSYARNMKDVVMRKKPPKPHHEEVVRSFVADLEKALQASPA, from the coding sequence ATGACCCTATCCAACGCGAACGCCGCCACTGGCTCCGGCCAGGGCACTCCGCGGCCGTACGTCCCGGCGCGGCCGTCCATCCCGATCGACAGCGCCGTCCTGACCGATCGATTCGGCAAGTTCGAGGCCGGCGCGCGCAAGATTCGCTGGGACGACCAGGGTCCGGTGACGATCGACTGGTCGATGTTCGACCGCAGCAAGCTGACGCTCGACAACCTGCTGGTGGTGAAGCTCGTCACGTTCGTCGAGTCGTACGCCGACGTGTACACGTCGCTCCTCCTCGACCAGTTCTGCACGAACGACACCATGGCGACCTTCTTCCAGCTCTGGGAGAGGGAGGAGTCGAACCACGCGGCGAAACTGGTGGCGTACCTGCATCTCGTCGGACTGGACAAGAAGGAGCTTCACGAATCGCTGCAGCGGCCGCGCTCGAAGAAGTTCGACGTGCCGTACATCAAGACTCCGCTGCAGGCCAACTGCTTCACGTACTGCCAGGAGCTCCTGACCGCCTTCTTCTACCAGATGTTCCGGCGCACCGTGCAGGAGCCGCTCCTGAACGAGCTCCTGACCAAGATCATCGCCGACGAGTGGCGCCACTTCCACTGGTACGAAGGCGTCCTGGAGATGCACCTGGAGACGGATCGCAAGAAGACGATCGAGGAATGCATCCCGGTGTTCGAGAATTTTGCCATGCCGGGGAACCAGATCCTCGGGTCCGAATACGATATCCTGACGGACGAGATCATCAAGCGCATGCGGTTCAGCACCTCCGAGATCTTCCAGATCGCCCGCCACATCACGTCGACATTTGGACTGATCGACGGGGGAAAGATGTTGGCGCGGTCCTCCTACGCCCGCAACATGAAGGACGTGGTCATGCGCAAGAAACCGCCGAAGCCGCACCACGAGGAGGTGGTGCGCTCGTTCGTCGCCGACCTCGAGAAGGCCCTTCAGGCCAGCCCCGCCTGA
- a CDS encoding TolC family protein, which translates to MGKRGTAIARIARRPAFSPGAALLLYFAAGLAVAAPPDTGVDTATEASPAALPRQTGDSVAVKSLLADDRMLLSWLKDNNKDVLAAATRVDQAMAALRQDRLHLNPSLSGSVSDLPLGDTNPPGLTSKDTAIYGTVLSQTVEIGKRGPRIESARLRLESGRRLYLDVLGDTMAEARAVLGRVAYLGARQSVLEDSLASAQQNVELQRSRVDNGDLSGNDFDRLLVDTMLLESEVAANLRESEAEVASCGAVLAAPCGVEETGIDSVNGAAALPEPGDIRTAIDRRPDIQALMLERDAAGKDALLARRRRIPDPSLSLGYTHDNLTISGDQPRTYLFSIGIPLPIFDRGQHDASRAEARARELELAAAGLRERGRADVQALQERRASLERTLDGLLEQAVPKSKGVLEATLGAVNRGGVSMTDLLLARRTHTDLLLKVMDLQFDLFSVRNDLRRALGLDADLARGSMTSSEVTP; encoded by the coding sequence ATGGGAAAGAGAGGAACCGCCATCGCGAGGATCGCCAGGAGGCCCGCGTTCTCCCCCGGGGCCGCACTCCTGCTTTACTTCGCAGCGGGCCTGGCCGTGGCCGCGCCTCCCGACACAGGCGTGGACACCGCCACGGAGGCTTCGCCGGCTGCGTTACCTCGGCAGACCGGCGACTCCGTGGCGGTCAAGTCGTTGCTCGCCGACGACCGGATGCTCCTTTCCTGGCTCAAGGACAATAACAAGGATGTCCTGGCCGCGGCCACGCGCGTCGACCAGGCGATGGCGGCGCTCCGGCAGGATCGACTGCACCTCAATCCCTCTCTCTCCGGGAGCGTCTCCGACCTGCCGCTGGGCGACACCAACCCGCCGGGACTGACTTCGAAGGACACCGCGATCTACGGCACGGTCCTGTCGCAGACGGTGGAGATCGGCAAGCGCGGGCCGCGCATCGAATCGGCCCGCCTGCGCCTCGAATCGGGACGGCGGTTGTACCTGGATGTGCTCGGCGACACCATGGCCGAGGCGCGCGCCGTCCTCGGCCGCGTCGCCTACCTGGGCGCGCGCCAGTCGGTCCTGGAGGACAGCCTGGCGTCGGCTCAGCAGAACGTGGAGCTGCAGCGCTCGCGGGTCGACAACGGGGATCTGAGCGGAAACGATTTCGACCGTCTCCTGGTCGACACGATGCTTCTCGAATCGGAGGTCGCCGCCAACCTCCGGGAGTCCGAGGCCGAGGTGGCCTCCTGCGGCGCGGTGCTGGCGGCCCCCTGCGGTGTGGAGGAGACCGGCATCGACAGCGTGAACGGCGCCGCCGCGCTGCCGGAGCCCGGAGACATCCGGACGGCGATCGACCGCCGGCCCGACATCCAGGCGCTGATGCTCGAGCGCGACGCGGCCGGGAAGGACGCGCTCCTGGCCCGCCGGCGCAGGATCCCGGATCCCAGCCTGAGCCTCGGATACACCCATGACAATCTGACGATTTCCGGCGACCAGCCGCGCACCTACCTGTTCTCCATCGGCATCCCTCTGCCGATCTTCGACCGCGGCCAGCACGACGCGAGCCGCGCCGAAGCGCGGGCCCGCGAGCTGGAGCTTGCGGCCGCCGGCCTGCGGGAGCGGGGGCGGGCCGACGTGCAGGCGCTCCAGGAGCGTCGTGCGTCCCTGGAGCGCACGCTCGACGGGCTCCTCGAGCAGGCGGTGCCCAAATCGAAGGGGGTGCTGGAGGCGACCCTCGGGGCGGTCAACAGAGGCGGCGTGAGCATGACCGACCTCCTCCTGGCGCGCCGCACGCACACCGATCTGCTCCTCAAGGTCATGGATCTTCAATTCGACCTGTTCTCCGTGCGCAACGACCTGCGCCGGGCCCTGGGGCTCGATGCCGATCTGGCGCGCGGCTCGATGACGTCGTCGGAGGTGACTCCATGA